Below is a genomic region from Candidatus Desulfarcum epimagneticum.
TCAAAAATGTTCAAAGGCATTTACACAAGAATGGGTGGAAAAAATCAAGGAGTTCAGAGAATGGATCAAAAACGAACTGATGACATCATAAAAAATTATTTGGCGGTTTTAAGAAAAAATGATTTTCCGGTTGTCAGGGCGTTCATTTTCGGCTCCCACGCAAAAGGAACCCAGAATGCCGACAGCGACATTGATCTGGCTGTGACCCTTGAAACGGTCGAGGACAAATTTGAGGTCGGCGCGCAGCTGGCCAAACTGACCCGAAAAGTGGACATACGCATTGAGCCCCACCCTTTCCACGTCAATGAGTTCAATATGTCCCATCCGTTTGCCAAAGAAATTTTGCGGCATGGAATTGAAGTGGTCTGAGGCGGCGAAACCTGAAAAAGAAGAGGCGCCGTTTAAAACATCAAAAACACCCATCCAAAAAGGGGTTGGAGAAAATCTCCAACCCCTTGAGTTTTTTTTGGGGACACATTCGTCTTTTGACATTTTGGCGCCAGAATGTTAGCCAATATAAATCGCAAAAACAAAGGAGCCAAAAATGCAAACGGTAAAATCACCCCTCCCCGTTTCGAATCCGAGGGTCTCGGCAAGGATACCCGCGCATGCTTACGAAACCATCACCAGGGCGGCTGAAATTATGGGCGCCACTATCAACCAGTTCATGATTCAATCCGCATTGGAAAAAGCAAGCCATGTCATTGAAAAAGAGCGGATCATAAAATTATCCGCCGAATCAGCCGCTGTATTTTATGAAGCCATAGAACTCCCGCCCGCTCCCAATGAAAAACTGATCAACGCTGCCAAAGCCTATAAAAAGATGTTTTTAAATGATCAGAATTGATGGCGTCGTAAAAAATCCGATCTACTGTGTTGCAGCGCTTATTTTTAATTGAGGCATACTACATGTATTGCCTCAATTAAAAATAAGCGCTACGCCTTGTATATCGAATTTTTAACTTAGCCATCCCAATCTTTTTTACGAGTTTATCAGAATTAAGACCTTGACCAAAAAGTTCAACCGGGCCGACTTTGACTCCGGCTCTTTTGAACTCAATGTTTACCTGAAGAAAACCGCCCGGCAGCACAGCTCCAAAGAAATTTCAAAAACCTTTGTCATCATAGACGATGAAAAAGAAAACCGATTTGACCCGCGTTGAGGGTTTCGAGGGTAGAGGCATGCCTTGTCTCTGCAATTTGCCAATCTGTTGATTTCCCAAAATCGGCGATGGTCCCGGACCTGGGGACACATTCATCATTTTTCGTCAAAATCGAATTCGCAGGTTCAATAAAAAAGGGCGTTTCACGAAACGCCCCTACCCCAAAACCAAACCCCATGCCGCGCCCATGACCCGGCGTTTATGCATTGAATGGCCCGCGATCCACGGCTATGATCTGCGGCAATCTGTTCCAAAATGGAACAGGTTGATTCTTGGGAGAATTCCTTTAATTTGTAACAACATGGGGACAGGAAAATAATACTTTCTTGGCCCCATATTCCGGGGCTGCCCACCCCAATCGATTTGACCCATCTTGGGGATTTGGCCGTAGAGACAAGGCATGCCTTGTCTCTACGATTTCACGGTTTGGCGGATTTCCCCGGATTGGCGATGATCCCGGACCTGTGGATACATTTACGGTTTTTTCGTCAAAATCGAATTCACAGGTTCAAGAACCAAGGGCGTTTCACGAAACGCCCTTGCCGGCGCCCCTCCGAGCCTGAAAAAAATCTGCGGATATCATTATTTTCATTGACAAAGTTATCAATAATGATAACATTATGCCATGAATTGGAGTATCACATTTTACAACGAAAAAGTTGAGAAGGAAACCCTTTCATTTCCGAAAGGAATATTAGCCAATTTTTTGCATATTGCTGAGATACTGGA
It encodes:
- a CDS encoding Nucleotidyltransferase, which codes for MDQKRTDDIIKNYLAVLRKNDFPVVRAFIFGSHAKGTQNADSDIDLAVTLETVEDKFEVGAQLAKLTRKVDIRIEPHPFHVNEFNMSHPFAKEILRHGIEVV
- a CDS encoding conserved hypothetical protein (Evidence 4 : Unknown function but conserved in other organisms) — its product is MQTVKSPLPVSNPRVSARIPAHAYETITRAAEIMGATINQFMIQSALEKASHVIEKERIIKLSAESAAVFYEAIELPPAPNEKLINAAKAYKKMFLNDQN
- a CDS encoding GCN5-related N-acetyltransferase (fragment) is translated as MTKKFNRADFDSGSFELNVYLKKTARQHSSKEISKTFVIIDDEKENRFDPR